The Etheostoma spectabile isolate EspeVRDwgs_2016 chromosome 23, UIUC_Espe_1.0, whole genome shotgun sequence genome includes a window with the following:
- the LOC116673217 gene encoding fibulin-1 — protein sequence MAQWTILLVSLYGVLHGQEIQLPSIQYCCQDGMTRAQNRQACTILPLISSSHICSVAQEQCCAAAVEDQLCDNGIEMAKGQGACERPFFKGEPWETKISKMCCDCCTLGLMMASRGSSCELQGLLLGRQCADSAKFCCGKNTTEETIPSINGTENPYARVTVTTMPPVRLNPCTDSPCSQLCVGNGLCACLGGYRLQKDGVTCEDVNECLNGTHTCVLGQVCINTEGSFRCQRETSCGTGYELRDDNNCRDINECTLGTHNCGAEFVCTNTEGSFRCHPKETCPGGFIQDAIGSCIDINECVAHTSPCLPGLTCVNTVGSYTCRRNTVTCGRGYRLTEDGTRCEDVDECRSGNVCVNHGCVNLVGHYRCECRTGFLFNSITKRCYDINECRHYSGRLCAHKCENTEGSYKCSCTVGFKLSQDGRNCEDVNECEANPCSQECTNVFGSYQCYCRRGYQLSDIDGITCEDIDECALPTGGNVCTYRCSNAPGSFHCTCPPTGYTLADNGRTCLDIDECAAGIHNCSASETCFNIQGGFRCLSFSCPQNFRAAAQGSKRDASVNLRCSKVCQAHDINCNRATLHLITYTSVSLPTFRDFSKPEEIIFLQTVTAANPAPPPEATSVFFDILAADEQFSFDVEKRSQQGMIVGVVRQVKPIIGPMEFELKVAMNYVMSGDVSHSNVVVIRVFISEFWF from the exons ATGGCACAGTGGACAATACTTTTGGTGTCTTTATATGGAGTTCTGCATGGACAAG AGATTCAGCTTCCTTCTATACAATATTGCTGTCAGGATGGGATGACTCGGGCCCAGAACAGACAAGCCTGTACAATCCTCCCGCTCATCTCCTCCTCTCACATCTGCAG CGTCGCCCAGGAGCAGTGCTGTGCAGCAGCAGTAGAAGATCAACTCTGTGACAACGGTATCGAGATGGCCAAGGGGCAAGGGGCCTGTGAGAGGCCCTTCTTTAAAGGAGAGCCCTGGGAAACCAAAATCTCTAag ATGTGTTGTGACTGCTGTACGCTCGGCCTGATGATGGCAAGCCGGGGTTCAAGCTGTGAGCTCCAGGGTTTGTTGCTGGGGAGACAGTGTGCAGACTCAGCTAAATTCTGCTGtggcaaaaacacaacagaggaaACCATACCAAGTATTAATG GGACAGAAAACCCTTATGCCAGAGTTACCGTTACCACCATGCCTCCTGTGAGATTGAACCCCTGTACAG ACTCCCCTTGCTCCCAGTTGTGTGTAGGTAATGGTCTATGTGCTTGTCTTGGTGGCTATCGTTTGCAAAAGGATGGAGTGACTTGTGAGG ATGTCAACGAGTGTTTGAATGGCACTCACACCTGCGTCCTCGGCCAAGTTTGCATTAACACAGAGGGTTCCTTTCGCTGTCAGAGGGAAACCAGCTGTGGCACCGGTTATGAACTTAGAGATGACAACAATTGCAGAG ACATTAACGAGTGCACTTTGGGGACCCATAACTGTGGAGCAGAATTTGTGTGCACCAACACAGAGGGCTCATTCCGCTGCCACCCAAAGGAGACGTGCCCAGGCGGTTTCATTCAGGACGCCATCGGCAGCTGTATAG ACATAAACGAGTGTGTGGCCCACACCAGTCCATGCCTGCCTGGCCTGACGTGTGTCAACACAGTGGGCTCCTACACCTGTCGCAGAAACACAGTCACCTGTGGACGCGGCTATCGTCTAACTGAGGATGGCACACGTTGTGAAG ATGTGGATGAGTGTCGTTCAGGGAACGTGTGTGTCAACCATGGTTGTGTCAACCTGGTAGGCCATTACCGCTGTGAATGCAGAACTGGCTTCCTCTTCAACAGTATCACCAAACGGTGTTACG ACATCAATGAGTGCAGACATTATTCCGGGCGACTCTGCGCCCATAAGTGTGAGAACACAGAGGGCTCCTACAAGTGCAGCTGCACCGTCGGCTTCAAGCTGTCCCAGGACGGCAGAAACTGTGAAG ATGTCAATGAGTGTGAAGCCAACCCTTGCAGCCAGGAGTGTACAAATGTCTTTGGCTCATACCAGTGCTACTGTCGCCGTGGTTACCAGCTAAGTGACATCGATGGGATAACATGTGAAG ATATTGATGAGTGTGCTCTGCCTACTGGAGGTAATGTGTGTACCTACCGCTGCTCCAACGCCCCGGGAAGTTTTCACTGTACCTGCCCACCCACAGGCTACACACTTGCGGACAATGGACGCACATGCCTAG ACATTGATGAATGTGCAGCTGGTATACATAACTGTTCTGCATCTGAGACCTGCTTCAACATCCAGGGAGGATTTCGCTGTCTGTCCTTTTCGTGTCCTCAAAACTTCCGGGCAGCAGCACAAGG ATCCAAACGAGATGCTTCAGTCAATCTGCGTTGTAGTAAGGTCTGCCAAGCTCATGACATCAACTGCAATCGCGCCACCTTGCACCTCATCACCTACACCTCCGTCTCTCTGCCAACCTTCAGAGACTTCAGTAAACCAGAAG AAATAATTTTCCTGCAGACAGTTACGGCGGCTAACCCTGCTCCTCCCCCCGAGGCCACCAGTGTTTTCTTTGACATCCTGGCTGCAGATGAACAGTTCTCGTTTGACGTGGAGAAGCGCTCCCAACAGGGCATGATTGTGG GTGTGGTTCGGCAGGTGAAACCTATCATTGGCCCCATGGAGTTTGAGTTAAAGGTAGCTATGAACTATGTCATGTCAGGGGACGTTTCCCATAGCAACGTTGTCGTCATTCGTGTCTTCATCTCGGAGTTTTGGTTCTGA